A genomic window from Streptomyces broussonetiae includes:
- the dxr gene encoding 1-deoxy-D-xylulose-5-phosphate reductoisomerase has protein sequence MCAVTVNSSEVSNVVILGSTGSIGTQAIDVIRRAPERFKVKALSAGGGNLRLLAQQALELGVETVAVATPGAEADLLLALKAEAEVRGAAGRSLPEVVSGPEASTQLASLPCDSVLNGITGSVGLAPTLAALDAGSRLILANKESLIVGGPLVKKRAKPGQIIPVDSEHSALFQCLQGDRKEAVRRLVLTASGGPFRCRTRAQMADVTPEEALAHPVWAMGPLNTINSANLVNKGLEAIEAHLLFDVPFDRIDVVIHPQVMVHSMVEFVDGSTLAQVSPPDMRLPLSLGLGWPDRVPDAAPCCDWTKASTWEFHPVDDEAFPAVRLACEVGQAGGTMPAVFNAANEECVAAFAAGRLSFNGIVDTLRQVVEEHDHVPNETMTLEAVAEAEQWARHRAREATELT, from the coding sequence ATGTGCGCCGTGACTGTCAACAGCAGCGAGGTCAGCAACGTCGTCATCCTCGGCTCGACCGGGTCCATCGGCACACAGGCCATCGATGTCATCCGGCGCGCTCCCGAACGGTTCAAGGTCAAGGCGCTCTCCGCAGGCGGTGGGAACCTGCGTCTCCTCGCCCAACAGGCCCTGGAACTGGGCGTGGAGACGGTGGCCGTCGCCACGCCGGGAGCCGAGGCCGATCTGCTCCTGGCCCTGAAGGCCGAGGCGGAGGTCCGGGGAGCTGCCGGGCGGTCGCTGCCGGAGGTCGTCTCCGGCCCCGAAGCCTCCACCCAACTCGCCTCTCTGCCCTGTGACTCCGTGCTCAACGGCATCACAGGCTCGGTCGGCCTCGCCCCCACGCTGGCGGCGCTCGACGCCGGGAGCCGGCTGATCCTGGCGAACAAGGAGTCGCTCATCGTCGGCGGCCCGCTCGTCAAGAAGCGGGCCAAGCCCGGTCAGATCATCCCGGTGGACTCCGAGCACTCGGCCCTCTTCCAGTGCCTCCAGGGAGACAGGAAGGAGGCCGTGCGCCGGCTCGTGCTCACGGCGAGCGGCGGCCCGTTCCGCTGCCGCACCCGCGCCCAGATGGCCGACGTCACCCCCGAGGAGGCCCTGGCGCACCCGGTCTGGGCCATGGGACCCCTGAACACCATCAACTCCGCCAACCTGGTGAACAAGGGCCTCGAGGCCATCGAGGCGCACCTGCTCTTCGACGTCCCCTTCGACCGTATCGACGTGGTGATCCACCCGCAGGTGATGGTCCACTCCATGGTCGAGTTCGTCGACGGTTCGACGCTGGCCCAGGTGAGCCCGCCCGACATGCGCCTGCCTCTGTCGCTCGGCCTCGGCTGGCCGGACCGGGTACCCGACGCGGCGCCGTGCTGCGACTGGACCAAGGCGTCCACCTGGGAGTTCCACCCCGTCGACGACGAGGCGTTTCCCGCGGTGAGGCTGGCCTGCGAGGTCGGGCAGGCGGGCGGCACCATGCCGGCCGTGTTCAACGCGGCCAACGAGGAATGCGTCGCCGCCTTCGCGGCAGGCCGGCTCTCCTTCAACGGCATCGTCGACACACTCCGGCAGGTCGTCGAGGAGCACGACCACGTGCCGAACGAGACCATGACCCTGGAAGCGGTGGCCGAGGCCGAACAGTGGGCCCGACACCGCGCCCGCGAGGCCACGGAGCTGACCTGA